The Candidatus Eisenbacteria bacterium genome has a segment encoding these proteins:
- a CDS encoding molybdenum cofactor guanylyltransferase: protein MVYGANGRNGAAFGRTPPVAGFVLAGGESRRFGRDKALANYEGRPMLQRALDALRDAGLEPAVVAPDAGPYRSLCSSFVTSERPGRGPVEGLRAALKATQEPWALVL from the coding sequence ATGGTCTACGGCGCGAACGGACGGAACGGAGCGGCCTTTGGAAGAACTCCTCCGGTCGCTGGCTTCGTCCTGGCGGGGGGGGAGTCCCGCCGATTCGGCCGCGATAAAGCCCTCGCGAACTACGAGGGAAGGCCAATGCTGCAGCGGGCGCTCGACGCGCTGCGCGACGCCGGTCTCGAGCCGGCGGTCGTCGCTCCCGATGCCGGGCCCTATCGATCCTTGTGCAGCTCATTCGTGACTTCCGAACGTCCGGGGCGAGGCCCGGTCGAGGGGTTGCGCGCCGCCCTGAAGGCGACGCAGGAGCCTTGGGCGCTGGTGCT